The following is a genomic window from Haloarcula sp. DT43.
CAGACCGAGAACGTGTTCGGCTCGCTGACCATCGACGAGAACCTCCGGATGGGCGGGGTCGCCCGCGACGGCGGCCTCGACGAGGTCGTGACCGAACTGTACGACCGGTTCCCCATCCTCGACGACAAGCGCACCGCGAACGCGAAGACGCTCTCGGGCGGCCAGCGGCAGGTGCTGGCCTTCGCCCGCGCGCTCGTGATGGAGCCCGACGTGTTGCTCATCGACGAACCGAGCGCCGGGCTGGCCCCCAACACCGCGAAAGAGGTGTTCGAGGACGTGGTGACGGTCAACGAACTCGGCACCTCCATCCTGATGGTCGAGCAGAACGCCCGCGAGGGGCTGGGCATCTCCGACCGCGGGTTCGTCCTCGACCAGGGGACAGTCAAGTTCGAGGGCGAGGCCGACTCGCTGCTCGACGACCCCGAGGTGTCCCGGCTGTATCTCGGCGGCGAATCGCGCCGCTGATACCGCTGCCGTTCCAAGGTCCGAACCGAGTATGAGTACGATGCTATCTCTCTCCCCTACCGTAGTTGCGACCGACCGCAC
Proteins encoded in this region:
- a CDS encoding ABC transporter ATP-binding protein produces the protein MTDPILTVDGVDSGYGEVQVLDDLSLTLGEGEIACLVGPNGAGKSTVLKTVFGMLEPWTGSIRLGEREIGGMAPEDIVRIGVGYVPQTENVFGSLTIDENLRMGGVARDGGLDEVVTELYDRFPILDDKRTANAKTLSGGQRQVLAFARALVMEPDVLLIDEPSAGLAPNTAKEVFEDVVTVNELGTSILMVEQNAREGLGISDRGFVLDQGTVKFEGEADSLLDDPEVSRLYLGGESRR